The Nitrospirota bacterium genomic sequence TAGGCGATCCCCAGGCAGTGGCTGCCTTGCGGAATTTGCTCTCGAGCAGGAGCCTCTTTTTTAAAGGGAACACAGAACGGCTGAAAGAGGAGATTTACAAAACACTGAAGAACTATCCGTATGAAGCGGTGCAGGATCTGATAAAAGCCGGGCTGGAGTCAAAAAACGACGTGATAAGGACAGAATCAAGACTGCTGGACAGGGAAGGCTGAATCTGTGGATACGGTAAAGGCATTCATTGTGATATTGATGTCCGCGGTATCAAACTGTCTGCTTTACTCAAGGCATCATGCATCGGTCCTTGAACTTTCCGAGAAGGCCTTCTCTCTGCTGAGTGCATACCTCCAGGGGACGGGACATCTTGAAATAATGATCCTTGAGGACGAGCTTGTTGTAAACAGATCCCCTTTGAGAGAGGTGGGACTTCAGGGGAAAAATCTCATGAAGAGGCTGAAACGCAAAGGGGTAACCCGCATCGATTTCCTGAAAGGTGTTTCCCTGTCAGAACTGAGACAGCTTGTCGCCAATATTGCTTCCGCGGAAAAAGGACTGAAGTCCCTGCAACATATACAGGTGGGAGTTGTTGATATTGATTTTGACAGATCCCATGTATCGGGTGATTTCTCTGCGGACAGATCATCGGATATGGTATCGGGCCAGATTGAAAAAGTGCAGGGACAATATCACGCGGTCTCTCCTTTCAGGCAGCTGAATATTGCGGGCTTTGAAGAAATTGTGGTCCAGTTTGTACTGGCGCTGCAAAAAGACATGGGGATTCTTCATCTCCTGAGCCCGGTCAGGTCCATGAGTGAATATCATGCCGCGCATTCTGCAAACGTCTCTGTGCTGACCATGTTCCAGGCGCAGGCTATCGGCATCAGGGAGGAGTTCGTCCATGACATCGGACTTGCCGCATTACTTCATGATGTGGGCAAATTACTGATGCAGAAGGAAAAAGAAGGTCAGGCCAAAGCTGACACAGGCATTGAGGAGAACGCAATAGAACTGCATACGGTATATGGGGCACAGTATCTTGCAAAGACAGACGGCCTGACACGCCTTGCACCCATCGTGGCTTTCGAACATCATCTCAGGTATGATGGCCGGGGATATCCGCAGTGTAAAACGCAGGGGATGAAGCAGCACCTCTGCAGCCAGATGACCGCCATTGCAGATTATTTTGATACATTAATGAGCGCGAAACCTGACGGCCGCACGATAGAAATGGATGAGGCGCTTTACTTAATGAGGACAAAAGATGAGGGGTTGTTTAACCCCTTCCTTATCAACAATTTCGTGAGGTCAATGCATCTGGCATTATCCCGGTAAAGCATCCATGAAGGATCCGGCAAGAACAGTTTCTGAAGACAATGATGACTTCAGGATAAGAGTCGAAAGCCTGAGCCATATGGCTGACCTCGTGTTTGTGATCAGCCAGGACGGGAGGGTCCTCGAGTTCCAGGGAAAAAGGGATAGCGAACTTCTTGCGCCTACCGGCGATCTGGTCGGCAGGACACTCCATGATATCATGCCCTCACAGGTGGCGAACCCGATCATGCGGTTCAGGGAAAAAGCGCTTCAGTCGGGCAATCAGCATATTTTTAATTACCAGCTTCTCATAAACACAGAAAAGTACCATTATGAGACGCGCTTTTTTCTCAGCGGGCAGGGCAAGGTAACGGTCGTGGTACGCAATATGACCGAGTACAAGAGAGCGGAAAATCAGGTCAGATATCTTGAATATCACGACAGTCTGACGAACCTTCCGAACAGGTACCTGTTTCAGGACCGCCTGGAACAGGCAATCGCATTCGCTGAACGCAGAAACGGTGTTGTGGCTGTCCTGCTGCTTGATATCGATAACTTCAAGAGGATTAACGAAGCGGTCGGATATGCTGCCGGAGACCTGTTGCTGCAGAGCTTTGCCGACAGACTGGCGCCCTACGTACGGCAGACGGACAGCATCTCGCGCATTGCAGCTAGCGAATCCGAATCCCTGATTGCGCGTCTCGGAGGAGATGAGTTTACGATTCTGCTTACCGAAATCACGCATATCCAGGATGCGGCAAGAGTTGCAAACCGTATATTGCATATGGTTACGGAGCCTTTTATTGTCGAAGGACAGGAAATTTTCATATCTGTCAGCATAGGCATCGCGGTATATCCCTTCGACGGAAAAGACATAAACACTCTCCTGAAAAACGCGGATATGGCGATGTATCAGGCAAAGGACCACGGGAGAAACAATTTCCAGTACTATTCCGAATCACTCAATGCCTTCTCGGTGAAGCGGTTTACCACAGAGAACAAATTGCGGAAAGCGGTCGACCATAATGAGCTCATGCTGTTTTATCAGCCGCAGATTGACATTGTTACCGGCGCAATAATCGGTGTGGAGGCGCTGATACGATGGCTGCAGCCGGATTTGATCCTCATTAAGCCTTCCGAGTTTATCCCATTGGCCGAGGAGTCGGGCCTGATCATCCCGATAGGCCAGTGGATACTCCGGAATGCGTGCAGTCAGAGCCTTGCCTGGCAGAAAGCGGGAATGAAACCGCTCCGCATGACAGTGAATGTTTCCGGCATACAGTTCAGACAGGGCAACTTCATCGAAAGCGTCTCCCAGACCCTCAGGGAAACAGGGCTTGATCCGGCACATCTTCAGCTGGAACTTACCGAGAGCATCATCATGCAGCACTCTGAGGATACGGTGAAAAAGCTGCATGCCCTGCAGTCGATGGGAATCCGGATATCCCTTGATGACTTCGGTACGGGGTATTCCTCTCTGAACTATCTGAAACGCTTCCCGATATCCACATTGAAGATCGACCGTTCATTCATTCAGGATATCGCCACCAACCCTGATGACCAGGCTATCACAAAGGCGATTATCGGACTGGCAATTAATCTGAACCTTAATGTTATCGCAGAGGGAGTGGAGACAAGGGAACAACTGAGATACCTGCGATCATATGAGTGTCAGGCAATACAGGGGTATTTGCTCTGTCCGCCCCTGAACCCTGTTTCTCTGGCGCAATTTGTGAAACAGGGCAAGTACCTCGATATGCTGAAAAGATGCGGAATAAGAATATAACGTTGCCTGATAGGGTGATGTGAAATCAGCGACTCATTCTTTTAAAGATTCCTTGAGGGGCAGATATCATAAAGGACGCATTCTTTGTGGCGGGGTTTTTTTGCCTGGCAGATTTTTCTCCCATGCAAGATCAGAAGATGGGAGACATTTCCCCAGTCTTCTTTTGGAATTATTGCCATAAGGTCTTTTTCGATCTTGACCGGATCTCCGTTCTCTGTAAGCCCAAGCAGGTTTGAAAGCCGTTTTACGTGAGTGTCAACAGCGATGCCTTCTTTAATGCCATATGCATTGGTGAGGATGATATTGGCTGTTTTCCGTGCAACGCCCGGAAGACTGGTCAGTTCATCCATTGTCCTCGGTACCTGAGCGTTGAATGTTTCGATGATGGTTTTTGCTGCTGCCTGGATATTCCTTGCCTTTGTTTTATAGAAATTTATGGAACCGATATCCTTCCGGAAAGTTTCGGGAGAGGCGTGTGCATAATCACTGATATCCCGGTATTTTCTGAAAAGCTTCTCGGTTACCTTATTGACCATGACATCGGTAGTCTGTGCGGAGAGTATCGTCGCGACAAGGAGTTGAAAGGGATCGTTGAAGTGCAGGGCTGTTTTGGGATCAGGGTATTCTCCCTTCAGCCGTCTGAGTATTTCTGATGATTTCCCGCGTATGTTCATTCGCCCTTAATGAAATAGTCCATCAGCCTGTGCCCCTCCTCAAAAAACAGTACGTCATCCCTCTCTGCAATTGTCTCGTCGTACATCCTGTGTTCATGGTACTGCTTTATACGGCTGTCGTAGATGATAAACGGCACGGGTTCTTCCGTATGGGTCCTGACCTCAAGCGGTGTGGCATGGTCAGGGAGCACGAGGATCTTGTACTCCTGAAAAGCGGTGATGCCTTTCAGGACGTTCCCCACGACCAGCGCATCGAAGTCCTCAATCGCCCTTAGTTTGTCCCTGTAATTCCCGGAATGGCCTGCCTCGTCAGGCGCCTCAACATGAATATACGCAATGTCTACTTTTTCGAGGGAATTCACGGCTGCTTCTGCCTTCCCGGTATAGTTCGTATCGAGATACCCTGTGATTCCGGGAACCTGAAGTATCTCAAACCCCGCGTTTATCCCGAGTCCTCTCATGAGGTCAACCGCAGAGACGAGAGAACCGGCAAGGGAATACTTTTCCCTGAAAGTAGGCAATGTGACCTTTTTCCCCTGGCCCCAGAGCCAGATGCTGTTTGCCGGATTGAATCCCTTTCTGTTACGTTCCCTGTTGATCGGATGATTTTCAAGAATGCCTGCGGATTTCAGCATCAGTTCCCGGAGTATGTCTTCTCCTTTTCCGACAGGGAGGTAATCGATAATCTCCTTGCCTGTAATGTCATGGGGCGGGGTACATTCCATATCCGATGAGCCTGAGGACCACACCATGATATGCCTGTAGCTGACTCCGGGATAAAAGATGAGCTGTGCTGTCCCGATGCCTCGGTTGATTTCTGTGACGAGTTCTCTTGCTTCGTCTGTGGTAATATGGCCGCTGCTGTAGTCTTCCATGACAGCCTTGGTCTTATCCCTGTTATACTTGAGCGTGACCAGGTTGCACCGGTACGCCACATCGTCTTCTTTCATGTTTATTCCCATGCTGGAGGCTTCAAGGGGAGCCCTGCCCGAATAGAACTGCCTCGGGTCATAGCCGAGAATATTCAGATTTGCAATGTCAGACCCGGGATGAAAACCGGGCGGGATGGTCCTGATTTTCCCCACTGTGCCCTCACGCGCAAGCCTGTCCATATTTGGGGTATATGCGCTCTGCAGGGGAGTTTTTCCTGCCAGTTCTTTTACCGGCCTGTCGGCCATTCCGTCTCCGATCATCACCACATATTTCATAATACTCCTTCTGTCTGTTTTCCGACAGACTCTGTGTCCGCCTTGAATTTTTCGAGGTTTTGCTGGATACCCTTAAGGGTGTTACTCTCTTCCTGCCATCATTTTTCCGCAAACAGTTGCTGGTTCAGGAAAATCGTTGCTGCTCCGCATGCAATGTGTTCGCCCCAGTCTTTGTCCTCAGCCCTCTAAAATATCTTCTTCCACAAATTCGACAGTGATGCCCTGATTCTTGAGCGACTGGATTCCCCTGTTCAGGTTTTCTTCCGTGCCTTCAAGTTCGAGCACCATTTCTCCGACAGTTTCCGTGACCCTTGCCCGTCTGATGTTTGGTATGACATCATATTTTTTTGCCATGGTAAAAATAACGGGTTCTTTAATAAGATGCTGGGGAAAGGTCAGTTTAACCCTCTGTTTCACGGCCCCCTCCTTGCCTTATCCCCCTGCAATTGCAGGGACTATTGATACTTCGTCACCATCCTTTACCTCCGTCTGTTCATGCTGCAGAAACCTGATATCCTCGTCATTGAGATATATGTTCACAAATCTTCGTATCCTGTCTCCTTCAGATATCCTTTCACCGATATCAGGGAACTGTCTGTTAAGACCGTGCACCAGACTCATAATCGTGCCCGGCGCTCCTTCCACTTCTTCTCTGCCGTCTGTAAGTTTCTGAAGTGGAGAGAGTATTTTTACCTTTACCGGCATCGCATGACCTCCTCTCCTGATAAGATCCGGCGCCTCTTCGCATGAGCTGATTTCGGCTTTGTAAAATGCGGGGGAATGGTCTGCCTGTGAAAGGCTTTCTGTGTTTTTACCCCGATTCCCGCAACACAGATTGCCGTGGTTTCGTCTCTGCCGCCCTGTGGACAGATACTGAGCATTGCTTTTCAGCTCAGATACTCATTTTACTGTAAAATGGACAACAATTCAAAGAGATCAAAAGGGCTTGGGGGATTTTTCTCTGCGATGGAGAATTCATTTCACACACTTCATGCGGTCAATGACTGGTGCACCATATCCCTGAAACGGATTAACTGTAGTCGATAAGTTCAGTAATTGTCGGATGATCGCTGCAGACCGCGCACTCCGGATTTCTGGGAATCTTTACCTTCCTGAATGACGGTTTAAGTGCGTCGAATATGAACAGTTCTCCCTTCAGGATCTGCCCTGCGTTGGTGATTAGCTTCAGTATCTCTGCTGCCTGAAGTGTTCCGATCACCCCCGGAATGACGCCAAGGAGGCCGGCACCCTCGGGAGAAGGAAGAATCCCGGGCGGAGGCGGTTCCTCAAACAGGCACCGGTAACACGGGCCGTCACCGGGGATGACCACGGTCAGCTGCCCCTCAAACTTGAATATTGCGCCTGTGACCAGGGGTTTTTTCGTCATGACACAGGCATCATTGACGAGAAACCGTGTGGCATAATTATCGCTGCAGTCAGCCACAATATCATAATCCTTTATGAGTGCGAAGATGTTCTGTTTTGTCAGCCTCTGCCTGACGGGAACAATCTCAACATCAGGGTTCAGGGATTCGAAGGTCTGTTTTGCAGACTCGACTTTTGGGACGCCGACTGTCCTCGTGCTGTGCGCAATCTGCCGCTGGAGATTGCTGAGGTCAACCTCATCATTGTCAATGATGGCGATAGTGCCCACCCCGGCGGCTGCAAGGTAATAGCCGACGGGTGAGCCGAGACCGCCGGCGCCAACAATGAACACCTTTGCATTGAGCAGCTTTGTCTGGCCCTGTTCGCCGATTTCAGGCAGAATGAGATGCCTGCTGTAGCGCTGCAACTGCTGGTCAGTGAATTTCAAGGCAGTTACTCTTCTTCCTTCCCCTCGACCCGGATTACGACGGTTTTTCCCATGACAACCGGCAATCTGTCAATCTCCTGCAGGGCCTGACGGACATTCTTTTCTTTTGCATCATGGGTAAGGATCACCAGCGGAACCGCTTCACCGACCCTTCTTCCTTTCTGTATGACCGAGGCAATGCTGATACTGTATTTGCCGAGAATTCCGGAGATCTTCGAGAGGACACCGGGTCTGTCAAGCGCAGAAAACCTGAAGTAGTATCTGGAAACCACATCGTCTATTTTCCTGATTTTTACGGCGCGGGGTGCTTTGGGAATCGTCTGGACCCTGCCGACTGCATTTTTCTGCATATTCCTTGCAATATCCGCAATATCGCTCACGACGGCACTTCCTGTCGGCACAGAGCCTGCCCCCCTGCCGTAATACAGGGTTGAGCCGGTTGCATCTCCTTCGACATATATCGCATTGAACGGCCCGTCTACCTTTGCGATCAGATAGTCTTTCGGCAGCATTGTCGGATGAACCCTGAGTTCAATAGCGCCATCCGCCTCCTTTGTGATGGCGAGCAGCTTTACCTTATATCCGAACTCAGAGGCAAATTCGATATCCTGAGCCGAGAGATTTGAGATCCCTTCGATATGCACGGAATTGTAGGAAAGCGGGATGCCGTATGAAAGGGTCGCAAGGAGCGTAAGCTTGTGTGCGGTGTCAATTCCTTCTATGTCAAAGGTCGGGTCTGCCTCGGCATACCCGAGCTCCTGGGCCTCCTTCAACGCAGCTGAAAACTCAACATGTTCATCGGTCATTTTTGAAAGGATGTAATTGGAGGTGCCGTTGATTATCCCGTATACCGCTCTTATCCTGTTGGCGATGAGCCCTTCTTTCAGGACCTTGATTATTGGGATGGCCCCTGCGACGGATGCTTCAAATCCCACCTCGACTCCGGCTTTTCGCGCTGCAGCAAAAATATCCGCACCTTCAGTCGCAAGCAGGGCCTTATTGGCGGTCACGACATGCTTGCCTTTTTGGATCGCCTTCAGGATGAAATCCTTTGCCGGTCTGATTCCGCCTATCAGCTCGACCACTATTTGGATATCCGGGTCATTGAAAAGCTCATTTACCTCAGTCGTGAGTACGCCTTTCGGGATTTTTATCCCCCTGTCCCGTTTGATATCAAGGTCAGCAATTTTTTTCAGGTTAAGCGGGAATCCCAGCCGCTCCTTCAGTATGTCCTTATTTTCGATGA encodes the following:
- a CDS encoding homoserine dehydrogenase, translating into MINVGIIGFGIVGSGTAKILIENKDILKERLGFPLNLKKIADLDIKRDRGIKIPKGVLTTEVNELFNDPDIQIVVELIGGIRPAKDFILKAIQKGKHVVTANKALLATEGADIFAAARKAGVEVGFEASVAGAIPIIKVLKEGLIANRIRAVYGIINGTSNYILSKMTDEHVEFSAALKEAQELGYAEADPTFDIEGIDTAHKLTLLATLSYGIPLSYNSVHIEGISNLSAQDIEFASEFGYKVKLLAITKEADGAIELRVHPTMLPKDYLIAKVDGPFNAIYVEGDATGSTLYYGRGAGSVPTGSAVVSDIADIARNMQKNAVGRVQTIPKAPRAVKIRKIDDVVSRYYFRFSALDRPGVLSKISGILGKYSISIASVIQKGRRVGEAVPLVILTHDAKEKNVRQALQEIDRLPVVMGKTVVIRVEGKEEE
- the nth gene encoding endonuclease III encodes the protein MNIRGKSSEILRRLKGEYPDPKTALHFNDPFQLLVATILSAQTTDVMVNKVTEKLFRKYRDISDYAHASPETFRKDIGSINFYKTKARNIQAAAKTIIETFNAQVPRTMDELTSLPGVARKTANIILTNAYGIKEGIAVDTHVKRLSNLLGLTENGDPVKIEKDLMAIIPKEDWGNVSHLLILHGRKICQAKKPRHKECVLYDICPSRNL
- a CDS encoding NIL domain-containing protein, with amino-acid sequence MKQRVKLTFPQHLIKEPVIFTMAKKYDVIPNIRRARVTETVGEMVLELEGTEENLNRGIQSLKNQGITVEFVEEDILEG
- the moeB gene encoding molybdopterin-synthase adenylyltransferase MoeB; translated protein: MKFTDQQLQRYSRHLILPEIGEQGQTKLLNAKVFIVGAGGLGSPVGYYLAAAGVGTIAIIDNDEVDLSNLQRQIAHSTRTVGVPKVESAKQTFESLNPDVEIVPVRQRLTKQNIFALIKDYDIVADCSDNYATRFLVNDACVMTKKPLVTGAIFKFEGQLTVVIPGDGPCYRCLFEEPPPPGILPSPEGAGLLGVIPGVIGTLQAAEILKLITNAGQILKGELFIFDALKPSFRKVKIPRNPECAVCSDHPTITELIDYS
- a CDS encoding HD domain-containing phosphohydrolase — translated: MDTVKAFIVILMSAVSNCLLYSRHHASVLELSEKAFSLLSAYLQGTGHLEIMILEDELVVNRSPLREVGLQGKNLMKRLKRKGVTRIDFLKGVSLSELRQLVANIASAEKGLKSLQHIQVGVVDIDFDRSHVSGDFSADRSSDMVSGQIEKVQGQYHAVSPFRQLNIAGFEEIVVQFVLALQKDMGILHLLSPVRSMSEYHAAHSANVSVLTMFQAQAIGIREEFVHDIGLAALLHDVGKLLMQKEKEGQAKADTGIEENAIELHTVYGAQYLAKTDGLTRLAPIVAFEHHLRYDGRGYPQCKTQGMKQHLCSQMTAIADYFDTLMSAKPDGRTIEMDEALYLMRTKDEGLFNPFLINNFVRSMHLALSR
- a CDS encoding cofactor-independent phosphoglycerate mutase gives rise to the protein MKYVVMIGDGMADRPVKELAGKTPLQSAYTPNMDRLAREGTVGKIRTIPPGFHPGSDIANLNILGYDPRQFYSGRAPLEASSMGINMKEDDVAYRCNLVTLKYNRDKTKAVMEDYSSGHITTDEARELVTEINRGIGTAQLIFYPGVSYRHIMVWSSGSSDMECTPPHDITGKEIIDYLPVGKGEDILRELMLKSAGILENHPINRERNRKGFNPANSIWLWGQGKKVTLPTFREKYSLAGSLVSAVDLMRGLGINAGFEILQVPGITGYLDTNYTGKAEAAVNSLEKVDIAYIHVEAPDEAGHSGNYRDKLRAIEDFDALVVGNVLKGITAFQEYKILVLPDHATPLEVRTHTEEPVPFIIYDSRIKQYHEHRMYDETIAERDDVLFFEEGHRLMDYFIKGE
- a CDS encoding EAL domain-containing protein — its product is MKDPARTVSEDNDDFRIRVESLSHMADLVFVISQDGRVLEFQGKRDSELLAPTGDLVGRTLHDIMPSQVANPIMRFREKALQSGNQHIFNYQLLINTEKYHYETRFFLSGQGKVTVVVRNMTEYKRAENQVRYLEYHDSLTNLPNRYLFQDRLEQAIAFAERRNGVVAVLLLDIDNFKRINEAVGYAAGDLLLQSFADRLAPYVRQTDSISRIAASESESLIARLGGDEFTILLTEITHIQDAARVANRILHMVTEPFIVEGQEIFISVSIGIAVYPFDGKDINTLLKNADMAMYQAKDHGRNNFQYYSESLNAFSVKRFTTENKLRKAVDHNELMLFYQPQIDIVTGAIIGVEALIRWLQPDLILIKPSEFIPLAEESGLIIPIGQWILRNACSQSLAWQKAGMKPLRMTVNVSGIQFRQGNFIESVSQTLRETGLDPAHLQLELTESIIMQHSEDTVKKLHALQSMGIRISLDDFGTGYSSLNYLKRFPISTLKIDRSFIQDIATNPDDQAITKAIIGLAINLNLNVIAEGVETREQLRYLRSYECQAIQGYLLCPPLNPVSLAQFVKQGKYLDMLKRCGIRI
- a CDS encoding MoaD/ThiS family protein, translated to MPVKVKILSPLQKLTDGREEVEGAPGTIMSLVHGLNRQFPDIGERISEGDRIRRFVNIYLNDEDIRFLQHEQTEVKDGDEVSIVPAIAGG